The segment GAGATGCCGCTCCGTCATACCCGGGTAATGCTCGAGTGTCATGCCGCGCACCGCATCGCCTTCATTGAAGTCGCGCATGGTACCGACGAAGACGGCGCAGGCGCCGTGCCGCCCCGATCCGGCCAGCGACTCGCGCTCGTAGCGCGCCATCTCCGCCCACGGGTCGAAGGGGGCATCGCGGATCTCGATCCTCATGGCAGCTTGGCCTTGGTGAAGACCTTGGGATCGTAGCGGCAGAAGAGTCCACGGCGTTCGATGGCGCCGTAAAGCACGCGCAGGGGGGTCGGCACGAAGCGCATCAAACGCCTCCCCAGGCGCCATAGTGGCGAGTCCCAGAGCCGCTCCTCCCACATTGTCTCGTAGTCGCTCTGATAAACGGCCTGGGTAAAAAGCGCCGTCTCACGGTCCTTGCAGGCCAACACCGCGAGGTAGGTCGGCCAGCGGTTGGCCAATTCGACGCGCCGCCGGGCGCGCGCGGGGTCCGCGACCTCGAACCAGGGGGCGCCGGGCCGATCCTCGAACACGAACAGTTTTCTGACCTCGAAACCGTTGCTCTCGCCGAAGGCCCGGAAAAACAGCTCGGGGCTGAACTGGTAGAAACCGTGCCCCAGAAAGTTATTGCACGGCACGATCGAAAGAAAATGCCCTCCGCTCGCGAGCATTTCCATGCAGCTCCGGAGGGCGGTCGGAAAATTGAACACATGCTCCAGGGATCCACCATCGATGACCGCGGTGAACTGCCCCTTGTAGCGATCGGCAAGCGCCACGTTGAGGTCCACGATATCGGTCGCGTGCTCGTAAGCCGAGGCATCGAACGACCGGATCGTCCGGGCGCCCAAGACCTCCAGGAACGGCTCGGCGAAGCCCTGGTTGCGCCGGCACAGGGCATGAACCGCGTTCAGCGGATAGACGAACCCGAAGGCCGCGAGGTTGCGCCTGAGCTCGGCGGCGCTGAGATGCAGGGTCTGGCGTCCGATCATCGCCGTGCGCTCGAAAGAAGCCCCGAGGCTCAGTGCATAGAGCAAGAAGCGCGTGCCGTGAACGTCCAGACCCATTCGAGAACCCACCCCGCCAGGGACGTGTAAGGATATACAAATGAAGGTCTGGCGATCGATACGGACGATCCAGTCATAGACTGGGACCAACACCGTTCCAAAGCCCCGTCGCCGGGATCCGCCTTCCCCTCTTCCAGCCTACAGGCCTGACGCCGCCGTGACCAGTATCACGGCCTCGACCACCTCGACCGTGGCCCCGAGTGTGTCGCCGGTGCAGCCACCGAGGTGGGCGATCATGAACCGGCGTAGCAGATACACGGTCGCGAGCGCACTGGCCGTCGCGAACACACCGAGACCGAACGCGCAAACGACGAAGGCAACCCCGGCGGAGCCGATCGCCGCGCGTCTCGGCAGGTTCGCCAGGAGCTCGCTGCCGAGCCCGCTCACCCGCACATAGGGCGTAGTCAGGAGCACCAGGGTCACCGCCGTCCGCCCCAGCACCGGTGCCAGGATCAGGGGGGCGTAGGCTTGGCCCCCCAGGACCTCCGCCAAGGCGGCGAACTTTACGAGCAGCACGAGGACCACGGCCACGATCGCCATCGCCCCGGCATGCGGGTCCTCGAGGACGGCCAGGCTCCGGTCGCGGTCCCCGCGGCCAGCGGCCCAGGCATCGGCCCAATCCGCAAGCCCATCGAGGTGCAGCCCACCCGTCAGGGCGACCCACAGGGTCACGACGATCGCTGCGCGCAGCCCCTCGCCCACCCCATCGAAGAGCGCCGCTTCGATGCCGCAAAGCGCGCCGATCACGAGGCCCGCGAGCGGGTACATAACCACCGAATGGCCTGCCGTCGGTCCCCCGTGCGGCAAGCCGCGCGGCACCGGGAGACAGGTGAGAAACCCGAGCGCCGCCCAAAAGGCCGTGATCAAGGGGGGGGCCGGTGCCACAGTAAGACCGGGGCGCCGGTCTCGTCCGCCTGCACTCGGGCGAGCGAGCCGTAGGGTACATCGATATCAAACAGCCTGCCGACGGGCAGATCCAAGGCCCTACGCAGGATCACGCGGATAGGCCCCCCATGGCTCACGACCAACCAGTGCTGCCCGCCGGCCTCGCCGATCAGGTCCTCGAAAGCGGCCCACACCCGCCCATCGAAGGCCGCGTAGTCCTCGCCGCCCGGTGCCGGATGGTCCCCCGGGCACGCCCAGAAGGCGAATAGCGCGTCGCCGTGCTCGCGAAGCAACTCCTTCCAGGGCCGGCCTTCCCATTCGCCAAACCCGATCTCGCGGAACCGCGGTTCGATGCGCGGCGTGAGTCCAAGGGACGCGCCCAGGGCGCGGGCCGCGGCCCGGCAGCGCTCCAGTGGCGAGCTGACGATCCCGGCCCAACGCCATGGGGCACGTGCCCAGGAATCGACCTGCCGCGCGCCGACGGCGCTCTGCGCCGCATCGGCGTGGGCGCCGAGACACAGCCCGCCCTCGACCTCGCCGTGACGCAAGAGGTCGATGACGGTGCCGGGCCGCGTCGTCATGACGCGATCAGCGAAGATATGGCGCCGCGACGGCCGCTTCCGGCCCGCATCGCCCTTTCAGGATCTGTGGGAGTCCGACCGTCACCCACACCACCCGCTCGCAGATCCGGGCGAGGTCCTGGTGCAGCCACCCCGCCTCATCGGCGAAGCATCGCGCGAGCGGATGCTCGGGCACGATGCCCATGCCCACCTCGTTGCCGATCAGCCACACCTCACCTTCGAGGCCCGGCAACACCTCGAAGAGCGCGCGACGCTCCGTCTGGAAGCGCCATCCGCCCTCGGCCAGCAGGTTGCCGAGCCACAAGGTCAGGCAATCGACGATCACGAACCGCGAGCGCGCGGACTGCCGGGCAAGCGTCTCCGCGAGCCGTAGCGGCTCCTCGATGAGCACCCAGTCGTGTGGACGACGCGCGCGGTGGCGGGCGATGCGCGCCGCCATCTCGGGATCCGCCTCCGACATCGCCACTTGGGCGGTCGCGACATAGACGACCCCGAGCCCGGAAGCCTGCGCCTCTGCTTCGGCATAACGGCTCTTGCCCGAGCGGGCGCCGCCCACGATCAAGGTGCGCATCGGCGTGCCTCGATCTGGATTGCGCGTAGACAGTCCGAGCACAGACAGGCAGCGAACCGCGCCGAGACGTAGGCGCGCTCCGCGGCGGACAACGCGATGCCATCACAAGGACAGCTCGCGATCTCTTTGGCCCTGCACCCGAAGCTCTGGCCACACCTTGGACAGGTCTCGTCTCGATTGTCGGGGGTGGGCACGGGGTCTCTCAAACCGGAAGCATCGACCGGTCTATCATATGACCAATCGCAGGCGAGCATATGACCAATCGCAGGCGAGGCGGATCCGCCGCCCGTCACGGCGCGGGGCCGGACACCGCCGCTTCGTCGAAGGTCGCCATCCCGCCGTGCAGTGCGCACGTAAGCCGCAGGATCGGTACCGCGAGGGCCGCACCGCTCCCCTCACCCAGCCGCATGCCGAGGTCCAGGAGCGGTCGGACACCGAGCGCGCCGAGCACCTGGCCGTGGCCTGGTTCGGCTGAGCGATGGGCGTAGAACAACCACTCGCCGACGGCCGCCTGGACGCCGACAGCGAGCAAGGCCGCCACGCTCGCGATGAAGCCGTCGACGAGCACCGGAACGGCGCCCGCCGCGGCATGGAGATAGGCCGCGACCAGCGCCGCGATCTCGAAGCCACCGAGACGGCGCAGGACCTCCAGGGGATCGCCTAACGCCGCTCTATGCCGTGACAGTCCCGCCGCGATCACGGCGCGCTTATGCGCCACCCCGACGTCGTCGAGGCCGGCGCCGGGACCGGCCATGATCGCCGGATCGGCGCCGAGCAAGGCGCAGGCGATGGCACTCGCAGAGGTGGTATTCCCTATCCCCATCTCGCCACCGACAAAGAGCTGCGCACGCGCGCTTCGCACCCGTTCGATCGCCTCGCGGCCGGCGTTCAGGGCCCGCTCGAGCTGTACCTCGCTCATGGCCGGCTGTTCCACGAAATTGGCGGTCCCGGCCCCGGCGCGCGCCACGACCAGCCCGGCACAGTCGCGCAACGGCTCGACCACGCCCACATCGACGACCTCGAGCCGCGCCCCGATCGCGCGCGCCAGTACGCTGATGGCCGCCCCGCCGGATAAAAAGTTTCGCAGCATCTCGCGGGTGACCGCTTGCGGATAGGCCGAAACCCCCTCCGCCACGACCCCGTGGTCGGCCGCGAAGACCGTGATCGCGACCCGGTCGATCGCGGGACGCCCCGTGCCGTAGAGCCCCGCCAGCCGCACCGCTAGGTCCTCGAGCGCGCCCAAGGCCCCGCTAGGTTTGGTCAGGCGCGCCTGACGGGCGAGCGCCTGCGTGCGGCTCTTGCGGCACGGCTCGGGGATATCCGTTGGCAGGATCGCCTGGCGCCGCATCGTGTAGACCCGTGGATCGACGCTCATCAGGTGTCGGAATGACGGGGCATGGGGTTAGAGCCCGTGGGTTCAGAGGCGTCCGATCCCTCGCCTGCCTTGCAAGGTGGGGTAGCAGCAGGGTTGACCCATCGTGCCCAGGGTCCGCGCCGCGATCCGCTCGGGCCACGCATACGATAAACTCGGGACGCGAGCT is part of the Pseudomonadota bacterium genome and harbors:
- the cobS gene encoding adenosylcobinamide-GDP ribazoletransferase, translating into MITAFWAALGFLTCLPVPRGLPHGGPTAGHSVVMYPLAGLVIGALCGIEAALFDGVGEGLRAAIVVTLWVALTGGLHLDGLADWADAWAAGRGDRDRSLAVLEDPHAGAMAIVAVVLVLLVKFAALAEVLGGQAYAPLILAPVLGRTAVTLVLLTTPYVRVSGLGSELLANLPRRAAIGSAGVAFVVCAFGLGVFATASALATVYLLRRFMIAHLGGCTGDTLGATVEVVEAVILVTAASGL
- a CDS encoding histidine phosphatase family protein, which produces MTTRPGTVIDLLRHGEVEGGLCLGAHADAAQSAVGARQVDSWARAPWRWAGIVSSPLERCRAAARALGASLGLTPRIEPRFREIGFGEWEGRPWKELLREHGDALFAFWACPGDHPAPGGEDYAAFDGRVWAAFEDLIGEAGGQHWLVVSHGGPIRVILRRALDLPVGRLFDIDVPYGSLARVQADETGAPVLLWHRPPP
- the cobU gene encoding bifunctional adenosylcobinamide kinase/adenosylcobinamide-phosphate guanylyltransferase, whose product is MRTLIVGGARSGKSRYAEAEAQASGLGVVYVATAQVAMSEADPEMAARIARHRARRPHDWVLIEEPLRLAETLARQSARSRFVIVDCLTLWLGNLLAEGGWRFQTERRALFEVLPGLEGEVWLIGNEVGMGIVPEHPLARCFADEAGWLHQDLARICERVVWVTVGLPQILKGRCGPEAAVAAPYLR
- the cobT gene encoding nicotinate-nucleotide--dimethylbenzimidazole phosphoribosyltransferase, whose product is MRRQAILPTDIPEPCRKSRTQALARQARLTKPSGALGALEDLAVRLAGLYGTGRPAIDRVAITVFAADHGVVAEGVSAYPQAVTREMLRNFLSGGAAISVLARAIGARLEVVDVGVVEPLRDCAGLVVARAGAGTANFVEQPAMSEVQLERALNAGREAIERVRSARAQLFVGGEMGIGNTTSASAIACALLGADPAIMAGPGAGLDDVGVAHKRAVIAAGLSRHRAALGDPLEVLRRLGGFEIAALVAAYLHAAAGAVPVLVDGFIASVAALLAVGVQAAVGEWLFYAHRSAEPGHGQVLGALGVRPLLDLGMRLGEGSGAALAVPILRLTCALHGGMATFDEAAVSGPAP